CCGTTTCGTCGCCGCGCGTACGTTTCGGCAGGCACCGAGCATCTTCCAGTTTCGTTATTCCGACGGTTATTTCGCCACCGCCAGCTGGGCCGGCGTGGTCGTCTCCGCCGCTTTGTTGCTCGGTGGCGGCGATTTCCTGCCGGTCGTGGCGACGATGTCGTGCTGGCTGGTGCTGTGGATCATTTATGTCTCGATCATCAACGTGGGGCAGATCTGGTATGGCTTCGGCTGGGAGTCTCTGCTCGCCGAGACCGGCTTTCTGGCGATTTTCCTCGGATCCGGCACGTTCGTACCGGCCGCGCCGATGTTGTGGCTGGTGTGGTGGCTGCTGTTCCGGCTGGAATTCGGCGCCGGCCTGATCAAGATGCGCGGCGACCGGTGCTGGAAGGACCTGAGCTGCCTGTTCTATCACCACGAAACCCAGCCGATGCCGGGACCACTCAGCTGGCACTTCCATCACCTGCCCAAACCGCTGCATCGCATCGAGGTCGCCACCAACCACGCCACGCAGTTGCTCGTGCCGTTCCTGCTGTTCGCGCCGCCGCCGGTGCGGACGGTCGCCGCCGTCGTCATCGCGGTCACCCAGTTCTGGCTGGTCATCAGCGGAAACTTCGCCTGGCTCAACGCGCTCAGCATCGTGCTGACGTTGAGCGCTCTGGACAACGGCGTGCTGCGTTTCGTCCTGCCGCTCGCGACGCCGACGACCTATCCGCCGCTGTGGTATGACATCGCCGTCGCCGTTGTTTTCGTTGTCTGTGTCGCGCTCAGCTATTTCCCCGTACGCAACATGGTCGGTCCTGGCCAGATCATGAACCGCAGCTTCAACAAAGTGCATCTGGTGAACACGTACGGCGCCTTCGGCAGCATCACCAGGCTGCGCCACGAAATCGTCATCGAGGGCACGTACGATCGGACGCTCACGCCGGACACCGACTGGCGCGTCTACGAATTTCGCGGGAAGCCAGGCGATCCGACGCGCCGGCCGCGCCAGTTCGCGCCATACCATCTGCGCCTGGACTGGCTGATGTGGTTTGCCGCGCTCGGCTCGCGGCACAGCCGCGTGTGGATGACGCCTTTCATCGACAAGCTCCTCAAGGGTGAGCCGGACGTGTTGCGGCTGCTGCGGCACAATCCTTTCCCTGACCGGCCACCGGTTTTCGTACGCGCCCGGATGTATCGCTATCGCTACACGAGTCGCGCGGAGCGAAAGGCCACCAAAGCGTGGTGGCATCGCGAGTTGCTCGGTGACTATCGCAAACCCGTACGCCTCCGCCTCCCCACCGACCCCCGCTCGACTACCTAAGAGTTGGGGACTTCGAGCCGCCGAAGTCCCCGACTCTTAGGCACCCGACCTCGGCGCGCCGGCACAACGTTCAGTTGCCGAGCGGATCGAGCCGCTGGAACGGCGGGTCGGCCACTCGCCACCAGTGCGCGCCGTCCAACGACCAGAGCACGACCGGCACGCTGCCCCGCTGCACCTGAGCGACGACCGCGTCGCTGTCCAGTGCGTGCGCGATCTCGCCACCGGAAAAGCTCGGTACGGTCGTGAAGGTGCGGCCCCCGTTGGTGCTGAGCCGGATCGTCCCGCTCGAGAAGTCGCTCGCGACGATGGCACCGCTCTTCAGCACGACCGGGTTGACCAGCCCGCCCGACTGGTCGGCAACCGGCGACCAGGTCCGGCCGCCGTCACCGGTGGCGTAGACGGCCGTCCGGTTGGGAGTCTGGCGCCACTTGAACTGGTACGCCGTCCGGCCGTCGTAGGTGTCCTCGTACGGCCGGTTCGGCGCGTTGTCCGCCTTCTCGTCGGTGATCAGCGACCGCGCGTGGTTCCAGGTGCGGCCGCCGTCGCGGCTCACCGACGGGAAGTCGGCGAACTTCGCCGGCTGGCCGCGGTTGACCCAGATCGAGCCGTCGGTGGCCTGCCGGATGCCGGTGATCCCCATCCCCGTCGACAGGCCGAGGTCCGCGTCCGGTGGCTGGTGC
The nucleotide sequence above comes from Fodinicola acaciae. Encoded proteins:
- a CDS encoding lipase maturation factor family protein, which translates into the protein MPPDWFFAADYSLARLLFARGVALIYLVAFISSVRQFRGLLGHNGVTPIRRFVAARTFRQAPSIFQFRYSDGYFATASWAGVVVSAALLLGGGDFLPVVATMSCWLVLWIIYVSIINVGQIWYGFGWESLLAETGFLAIFLGSGTFVPAAPMLWLVWWLLFRLEFGAGLIKMRGDRCWKDLSCLFYHHETQPMPGPLSWHFHHLPKPLHRIEVATNHATQLLVPFLLFAPPPVRTVAAVVIAVTQFWLVISGNFAWLNALSIVLTLSALDNGVLRFVLPLATPTTYPPLWYDIAVAVVFVVCVALSYFPVRNMVGPGQIMNRSFNKVHLVNTYGAFGSITRLRHEIVIEGTYDRTLTPDTDWRVYEFRGKPGDPTRRPRQFAPYHLRLDWLMWFAALGSRHSRVWMTPFIDKLLKGEPDVLRLLRHNPFPDRPPVFVRARMYRYRYTSRAERKATKAWWHRELLGDYRKPVRLRLPTDPRSTT